The Virgibacillus phasianinus genome includes a window with the following:
- a CDS encoding Rpn family recombination-promoting nuclease/putative transposase: MEDNTVVLERPANYGTAPDYDGLWKALIEELFEEFMQFFAPDLYDEIDFSKGSEFLNKELLKEFINEKKGRVEADQIVKVCLKNGHERWILIHIEVQGKTGKGFAKRMFRYFYRIYDKHNQEVYAIALLTDTEQAIVPNHFHYSFFGTELDYRYNVYSFHNQSIKKLEASSNPFSDAVIAGIYAGKTRHDANRRYAFKRKLMIQILQSTPTQPEHTRTYLSALFHFIDNILQVSNELEEKLEEDIIPYIRKGAEQQMLAGRKSNPWTKVLAEFEEKGLERGLERGIEKGIAKGREEAAKDFAKELIRKDFQNEQIMELTKLDLVEVEKLRESL, encoded by the coding sequence AATTGAAGAATTGTTTGAGGAGTTCATGCAGTTCTTTGCTCCAGATTTATATGATGAAATTGACTTTTCTAAGGGGAGCGAGTTTTTAAATAAGGAATTGCTGAAAGAGTTTATAAATGAAAAAAAGGGGCGTGTTGAGGCAGATCAAATTGTGAAGGTTTGCTTGAAAAATGGTCATGAAAGATGGATTTTGATTCATATTGAAGTACAGGGTAAGACAGGTAAGGGTTTCGCTAAACGCATGTTCCGGTATTTTTATCGAATTTATGATAAACACAATCAGGAGGTCTATGCGATTGCTCTTTTAACAGATACGGAACAAGCAATTGTCCCGAACCATTTTCATTATTCATTTTTTGGCACGGAACTGGACTACAGATATAACGTATATTCTTTTCACAATCAGAGCATAAAAAAGCTAGAGGCCTCATCAAATCCATTTTCAGACGCAGTTATTGCTGGCATTTACGCTGGTAAAACTAGGCATGATGCAAACAGACGTTATGCTTTTAAGCGAAAATTAATGATTCAAATTCTTCAATCTACACCCACACAACCAGAACACACCCGCACATATTTATCCGCTTTATTCCATTTTATTGATAATATACTTCAGGTTTCAAACGAGTTAGAAGAAAAGCTGGAAGAAGACATTATTCCTTATATACGAAAGGGGGCGGAACAACAGATGCTTGCTGGCAGAAAGAGCAACCCGTGGACAAAGGTTCTTGCAGAGTTTGAGGAGAAGGGTTTAGAGAGAGGTTTAGAGAGGGGCATTGAGAAGGGCATAGCAAAAGGCAGAGAGGAAGCCGCGAAGGATTTTGCTAAAGAGTTGATACGCAAGGATTTTCAAAACGAACAAATTATGGAACTGACAAAACTAGATCTAGTTGAAGTTGAAAAATTGAGGGAATCACTTTAA